A stretch of Gemmatimonas aurantiaca T-27 DNA encodes these proteins:
- a CDS encoding FliH/SctL family protein, which yields MMSSSERNPMHATPWSLDEFPMVDTFADFADVPAPDAALPAIPAVSLEHLEADFAVRLSAERARIEADAYARGRADGERAARATLEETIAHTTSALNEAVLSVQMHEARWLSNAEENIAALSVLVARHVLQREILADRTFVCDLVTTAIEQYPIDEEITVRLHPDDLAACRPVLDRAPGAGVRTLRWLADTNIQRGGCLTEGRERIIDGRVDTSLERAYRMLAGIQA from the coding sequence ATGATGTCATCGTCTGAGCGGAATCCCATGCACGCCACGCCCTGGTCCCTCGATGAATTTCCGATGGTCGACACGTTCGCGGATTTCGCGGACGTGCCGGCACCGGATGCCGCACTGCCCGCCATCCCAGCCGTGTCGCTGGAGCATCTCGAAGCCGATTTTGCCGTGCGGCTCTCAGCCGAACGCGCCCGCATCGAAGCCGACGCGTACGCGCGCGGCCGAGCCGATGGTGAGCGCGCGGCCCGTGCGACGCTGGAAGAAACCATTGCCCACACCACCAGTGCGCTCAACGAGGCGGTGCTCTCGGTGCAGATGCATGAAGCCCGGTGGTTGAGCAATGCCGAAGAGAACATCGCCGCCTTGTCGGTGCTGGTGGCGCGTCATGTACTGCAGCGCGAGATCCTGGCCGATCGCACGTTTGTGTGCGATCTCGTGACCACCGCCATCGAGCAGTATCCGATTGACGAAGAGATCACGGTGCGCCTGCATCCGGATGATCTGGCGGCATGTCGTCCCGTGCTCGATCGGGCGCCCGGTGCCGGCGTGCGTACGCTGCGCTGGCTGGCCGACACCAACATTCAGCGTGGCGGCTGCCTCACCGAAGGCCGCGAGCGCATCATCGACGGTCGTGTGGATACGTCGCTCGAGCGTGCCTACCGCATGCTCGCGGGCATCCAGGCGTGA
- a CDS encoding M15 family metallopeptidase, whose protein sequence is MDVNWVPTRATPRESSRDAVRDTVRPSARSTSRPTRAESRAEARIDDESTQETERERPVSKAEFSALLALLSGMGPSVREGLAEQLPEDAASIVDRLLEGDTGTIDPDAPSADEALRYGLLKLSADDHGASDVIDLAAYARSKQKDALAMSVEPTNNGTGRSTSQPAEQGSDDPVVQGGDAGAQRARMLDALSRVSSRRGSSVEQLLALGDAKGADARAALDALLAQAGTPAGARLAARAIMNGTNASLLGGNDSDTNNEQLLGALSSGRQGDNDLASLVAAANAAGAAHATTTAVKSGDVATPVKALEGLDPELRARVERVMERMKNEYGHDVSIVETTRSQERQDWLYEQGRSRDGSVVTWTRDSAHTRGEAVDVIIDGRYENAAGFGRLQRIANEEGLRTLGMKDPGHLELARRGAGTVQTQNASRQTAAPQIDSASAAGVARVAGVAGVATVARVADASTTPRTSMGVNTDSLTQVAQQQAGRGSHNASTNQDGASSERDRGASRSEHRRSDRAGSAIGSTTDNAQAFGATFGHGGMASSTTGTERASGVQTTGSDQVQRVADIQQMRDDAPAAPLSRMTLNVDNANGTKEQITVDLRGNTVSTHISTDASTAGSMRLRTAELQDALGRHGLDGDTVRVSGTRQEQADPTRVTGLERDAIKTLTTASQDGAASNGQRERAPWERQSSRDSQQDSSRREQAAQAREDRQEQQGRQRRPNFFLGNE, encoded by the coding sequence ATGGATGTGAACTGGGTTCCGACCCGCGCCACACCCCGGGAGTCTTCCCGTGATGCGGTGCGCGACACGGTACGCCCGTCTGCGCGCAGCACCAGCCGCCCGACCCGCGCCGAGTCGCGCGCGGAAGCGCGCATCGACGACGAGAGCACGCAGGAAACCGAGCGCGAGCGCCCGGTGAGCAAGGCCGAGTTTTCGGCCCTGCTGGCGCTGCTTTCCGGTATGGGCCCGTCCGTGCGCGAAGGGCTGGCCGAACAGCTCCCCGAAGATGCGGCCTCGATCGTGGACCGCCTGCTGGAAGGCGACACTGGTACGATCGATCCCGATGCCCCATCCGCCGACGAAGCGCTGCGGTACGGTCTGCTCAAGCTGAGCGCCGACGATCACGGCGCCTCCGATGTCATCGACCTGGCCGCTTATGCGCGGTCGAAGCAGAAGGACGCGTTGGCCATGTCTGTGGAACCGACGAACAACGGCACGGGGCGCAGCACATCGCAGCCCGCCGAACAGGGATCCGACGATCCCGTTGTGCAGGGCGGCGATGCCGGTGCGCAGCGTGCGCGCATGCTCGATGCCCTGTCGCGGGTCTCGTCGCGCCGCGGCTCATCAGTGGAACAGTTGCTGGCGCTGGGCGACGCGAAGGGGGCCGATGCACGGGCCGCGCTCGACGCGCTGCTCGCGCAGGCCGGCACGCCCGCCGGCGCCCGACTGGCCGCACGTGCCATCATGAACGGCACCAACGCCAGTCTGCTCGGCGGCAACGACAGCGACACCAACAACGAACAACTGCTCGGCGCTCTCTCATCTGGGCGTCAGGGCGACAACGACCTCGCGTCACTTGTTGCAGCGGCCAACGCCGCCGGCGCAGCACACGCGACGACCACGGCCGTGAAGAGCGGTGATGTGGCGACCCCTGTGAAGGCACTCGAAGGGCTGGATCCCGAGCTACGCGCACGTGTGGAGCGGGTGATGGAGCGCATGAAGAACGAGTACGGGCACGATGTCTCGATCGTGGAGACCACCCGTTCCCAGGAACGGCAGGACTGGTTGTACGAACAGGGCCGCTCGCGCGATGGATCCGTTGTGACGTGGACGCGCGACTCCGCGCACACGCGTGGCGAAGCGGTGGACGTGATCATCGATGGGCGCTACGAGAATGCCGCCGGCTTCGGTCGCCTGCAGCGCATCGCCAATGAAGAAGGGCTGCGCACACTGGGCATGAAGGATCCCGGTCATCTCGAGCTCGCGCGTCGTGGCGCCGGTACCGTGCAGACGCAGAACGCCTCACGGCAGACCGCTGCGCCCCAAATCGACTCGGCAAGCGCTGCCGGGGTGGCACGAGTTGCCGGGGTGGCGGGTGTGGCAACGGTTGCGCGAGTGGCCGACGCATCGACCACGCCGCGCACCAGCATGGGCGTGAACACCGATAGTCTGACGCAGGTGGCGCAGCAGCAGGCCGGACGCGGAAGTCACAATGCGTCAACGAATCAAGATGGTGCGTCGAGTGAACGCGATCGTGGAGCGTCACGCAGCGAGCACCGTCGCAGTGATCGGGCCGGCAGCGCCATCGGTAGCACGACGGACAACGCGCAGGCCTTCGGTGCCACGTTTGGCCATGGTGGCATGGCGAGCTCAACCACCGGCACGGAGCGTGCATCGGGAGTACAGACGACGGGCAGCGATCAGGTACAGCGTGTTGCTGATATCCAGCAGATGCGCGATGACGCTCCCGCCGCACCCCTCTCACGCATGACGCTCAACGTCGACAACGCCAACGGCACGAAGGAGCAGATCACGGTGGATCTCCGTGGCAACACGGTGAGCACGCACATCTCCACCGATGCCTCGACGGCCGGCTCCATGCGGTTGCGTACGGCGGAATTGCAGGATGCACTCGGACGTCACGGACTCGATGGAGACACGGTGCGGGTGAGCGGGACGCGTCAGGAACAGGCCGACCCCACACGGGTGACCGGTCTCGAACGCGATGCGATCAAGACGCTGACGACGGCGTCGCAGGACGGTGCTGCGAGCAACGGTCAACGCGAACGCGCACCGTGGGAACGTCAGTCGTCGCGCGATTCACAGCAGGATTCTTCGCGTCGGGAACAGGCCGCACAGGCCCGTGAAGACCGGCAAGAGCAGCAGGGGCGGCAGCGCCGTCCCAACTTCTTCCTCGGGAACGAGTGA
- a CDS encoding flagellar hook protein FlgE: MLRSLYAGVSGLRNNQVRMDVIGNNIANVNTVAFKAGRVTFKEGFAQLLAGASRPPGDQGGINPIQIGLGMQIGSIDQIFNQGNLETTGLNTDIAIQGDSFFVVRKGNQSFYTRAGNFQVDALGQLVSPANGFIVQGRMYENGQLQDGIQDIRLPFGQKVSANPTTDMKLAGNLNASAPVFQGDFNDPMDRALPINEKAWTETQIGVFDSQGTKHDVKLQMWKTGPNSWDWRIDPIASAQTFEVETDGNSPPSDIPLPTPPAGYEVLPDNVRVYSATGVEYNNPADYSFSAGPPPAVQFTANMPVNSQIKIGYFMSPDSATPSENSGTFTFDNAGLLNTNISASLNFAVPGANPVRIDLTLGGGVNGLTQFASTSSTAVLRDQNGYTAGTLQNFSIDRFGLITGFFTNGTTSPLARIVLADFNNPSGLLRIGDNMYQESANSGGAVLGFALEGSQSQMTSGALEMSNVDLAQEFTNMIVAQRGFQANGKVVSTSDEMLQELMTIKR; this comes from the coding sequence ATGCTTCGTTCTCTCTACGCCGGCGTATCCGGACTGCGCAACAACCAGGTGCGCATGGACGTGATCGGTAACAACATCGCCAACGTGAACACGGTCGCCTTCAAGGCCGGCCGCGTGACCTTCAAGGAAGGCTTCGCGCAGCTGCTCGCCGGTGCGAGCCGTCCGCCTGGCGATCAGGGTGGTATCAACCCGATCCAGATCGGCCTCGGCATGCAGATCGGCTCCATCGACCAGATCTTCAACCAGGGTAATCTCGAAACGACGGGTCTCAACACCGACATCGCGATCCAGGGTGATTCGTTCTTCGTCGTGCGAAAGGGCAACCAGAGCTTCTACACGCGCGCCGGCAACTTCCAGGTGGACGCGCTCGGCCAGCTCGTCTCGCCCGCGAACGGCTTCATCGTGCAGGGCCGTATGTACGAAAACGGTCAGTTGCAGGATGGTATCCAGGACATCCGCCTGCCGTTCGGTCAGAAGGTGTCGGCCAACCCGACCACCGACATGAAGCTTGCCGGCAACCTGAACGCGTCGGCCCCGGTGTTCCAGGGTGACTTCAACGATCCGATGGATCGCGCGCTGCCGATCAACGAGAAGGCGTGGACGGAAACGCAGATCGGTGTGTTCGATTCACAGGGTACGAAGCACGACGTGAAGCTGCAGATGTGGAAGACCGGCCCGAACTCGTGGGATTGGCGTATCGATCCCATTGCGTCGGCGCAGACGTTCGAAGTGGAGACCGACGGCAACTCGCCGCCGAGTGATATCCCGCTGCCGACGCCGCCCGCCGGCTACGAAGTGCTGCCGGACAACGTGCGTGTGTACAGCGCCACGGGCGTGGAGTACAACAACCCGGCCGACTACTCGTTCTCGGCTGGCCCGCCGCCGGCGGTGCAGTTCACGGCCAACATGCCGGTGAACTCGCAGATCAAGATCGGCTACTTCATGAGCCCCGATTCGGCCACGCCGAGCGAGAACAGCGGCACGTTCACGTTCGACAACGCCGGCCTGCTCAACACGAACATCAGCGCGTCGCTGAACTTCGCGGTGCCGGGTGCCAACCCGGTGCGCATCGACCTGACGCTCGGTGGCGGCGTGAACGGCCTGACGCAGTTCGCGTCGACGTCGTCGACGGCCGTGCTGCGCGACCAGAACGGCTACACGGCCGGCACGCTGCAGAACTTCTCGATCGACCGGTTCGGCCTCATCACGGGTTTCTTCACGAACGGCACGACGTCGCCGCTCGCCCGCATCGTGCTCGCCGACTTCAACAACCCGAGCGGTCTGCTCCGTATCGGCGACAACATGTACCAGGAGTCGGCGAACTCCGGCGGTGCCGTGCTCGGCTTCGCCCTGGAAGGTTCTCAGTCGCAGATGACCAGCGGCGCGCTGGAAATGTCCAACGTCGATCTGGCGCAGGAATTCACGAACATGATCGTGGCCCAGCGCGGTTTCCAGGCCAACGGCAAGGTGGTCAGCACCTCGGACGAGATGCTGCAGGAACTGATGACGATCAAGCGCTAG
- a CDS encoding FliI/YscN family ATPase: MKTPVYNTALSDAESPLDALTDRLGRAERFAPYGRVTRVVGLVVEATGIDVGLGSLCRVTNHARDRSVLAEVVGFNERNVLLMPLGELDGLHAGASVQPLGRSFGVDVGPGLLGRVLNGLGHPIDGKGKLDTIERVSLSAEPPNPLQRETIDRPMETGVRAIDGLLTIGRGQRVGIFAGSGVGKSTMLGMVARSAKADVNVIALLGERGREVREFLENSLGAEGLARSVVIVATGDQAALVRARGALVATAIAEYFRDQGKEVLLMVDSVTRVAMAWREIGLATGEPPTTKGYPPSVFANLPRLLERAGNGERGGITGIYTVLVDGDDFNEPVADAARSILDGHIVLTRRLAAQNHFPAIDVLDSKSRVKDHITNEAQRRSGAAMLRLEAAYREKEDLIMVGAYQKGSDPYVDAAIAYRHRVLEFLQQRPDEITPYGDTYQALNDIAEAIEASVKRR; this comes from the coding sequence ATGAAGACTCCCGTCTACAACACGGCGCTCAGTGACGCCGAGTCGCCGCTGGATGCGTTGACCGATCGCTTGGGACGTGCGGAGCGGTTTGCACCGTATGGTCGGGTGACGCGCGTCGTGGGTCTGGTGGTGGAAGCCACCGGCATCGATGTGGGCCTGGGGTCGTTGTGCCGCGTGACCAACCATGCACGCGACCGATCGGTGCTGGCGGAAGTGGTGGGCTTCAACGAACGCAACGTACTGCTGATGCCATTGGGTGAGCTCGATGGCCTGCATGCCGGCGCGAGTGTGCAGCCACTGGGGCGCTCATTTGGCGTGGACGTGGGACCTGGCTTGTTGGGTCGTGTACTCAACGGCCTGGGGCATCCGATCGATGGCAAGGGCAAGCTCGATACCATCGAGCGGGTGTCGCTGTCGGCTGAACCGCCCAACCCACTGCAACGCGAAACGATCGACCGCCCGATGGAGACGGGAGTGCGCGCGATCGATGGCCTGCTCACCATCGGCCGTGGTCAGCGTGTTGGCATCTTCGCCGGTTCCGGCGTGGGCAAGAGCACCATGCTGGGCATGGTGGCGCGCTCTGCGAAAGCCGATGTGAACGTGATCGCGCTGCTGGGTGAGCGTGGTCGTGAAGTGCGCGAGTTCCTCGAGAATTCGCTGGGTGCGGAAGGACTGGCGCGGTCTGTGGTGATTGTGGCCACCGGTGATCAGGCTGCGCTGGTGCGCGCCCGCGGTGCGCTGGTCGCAACGGCCATTGCCGAATACTTCCGGGATCAGGGCAAGGAAGTGTTGCTGATGGTGGACTCGGTGACGCGTGTGGCGATGGCATGGCGCGAAATCGGCCTGGCCACGGGCGAGCCGCCCACCACGAAGGGCTATCCGCCATCGGTGTTCGCGAACCTGCCACGGCTGCTCGAACGCGCCGGCAATGGGGAGCGCGGCGGCATCACGGGCATCTACACGGTGCTCGTGGACGGTGACGACTTCAACGAACCGGTCGCCGACGCCGCTCGATCGATTCTCGACGGGCACATCGTGCTCACGCGACGCCTGGCCGCACAGAATCACTTCCCGGCCATCGATGTGCTCGATTCGAAAAGCCGCGTGAAGGATCACATCACGAACGAAGCGCAGCGACGCAGCGGTGCGGCAATGCTCCGGCTGGAAGCGGCGTATCGTGAAAAAGAAGATCTCATCATGGTGGGCGCGTACCAGAAGGGGAGTGATCCCTACGTGGATGCCGCCATCGCCTATCGGCACCGTGTGCTCGAATTCCTGCAGCAACGGCCCGACGAGATCACCCCGTACGGGGACACCTATCAGGCGCTGAATGACATCGCGGAAGCGATCGAAGCGTCGGTGAAGAGGCGCTGA
- a CDS encoding magnesium transporter MgtE N-terminal domain-containing protein: protein MKPLIIPIVVGLLAGLGGGSGYSYMRASAKFSADSAHLADSLKNHPADSSKAEGEGHGADGHATPAAGDSAHGAADSAKATDHGSPDDVSLTPADSIRVLEAARAELRKGRTNPGANGANAGSKAAHGTPTASGTVKADPKASASKTDAKDAHAAPKATDKPETKEDPKATAATAATIVKTARDAALNTPLPEQRLAKIFSAMPAKDAAKVLDQMSDSDIRGILALMGDKQAAAILTVMPANRAASITKSVAKPTPTTP from the coding sequence ATGAAGCCGTTGATCATACCCATAGTCGTTGGACTGCTCGCCGGATTGGGCGGCGGCTCCGGCTATTCGTACATGCGCGCGTCGGCGAAGTTTTCCGCCGACTCGGCACATTTGGCTGATAGCCTGAAGAATCATCCGGCCGACTCCAGCAAGGCCGAGGGCGAAGGCCATGGGGCAGATGGTCATGCAACTCCTGCCGCCGGCGATTCCGCGCACGGTGCGGCGGACTCGGCCAAGGCGACCGATCATGGTAGCCCGGACGATGTGTCGCTCACCCCGGCCGACAGCATTCGTGTTCTCGAGGCCGCTCGCGCCGAGCTCCGGAAGGGGCGGACGAATCCTGGCGCCAACGGTGCCAATGCCGGCTCGAAGGCGGCACACGGTACGCCAACGGCCTCGGGAACGGTGAAGGCGGACCCCAAGGCGTCGGCTTCCAAGACCGATGCGAAGGATGCTCACGCGGCGCCCAAGGCCACCGACAAGCCGGAGACCAAGGAAGACCCCAAGGCCACCGCTGCGACGGCCGCCACGATCGTGAAGACGGCGCGCGATGCGGCCCTCAACACGCCGCTCCCGGAACAGCGCCTGGCCAAGATCTTCAGCGCCATGCCCGCCAAGGATGCGGCCAAGGTGCTCGACCAGATGAGCGACTCGGATATCCGCGGCATTCTGGCCCTGATGGGCGACAAGCAGGCGGCGGCGATTCTGACCGTGATGCCGGCCAACCGCGCCGCCTCCATCACGAAGAGCGTCGCCAAGCCGACCCCCACCACCCCGTGA
- a CDS encoding flagellar hook assembly protein FlgD translates to MISAARSSYNSYSSMFNTTAADQPPAAEPPVGPAEPSAPRDLPTNPNGMGRDEFLKMLVAQLKNQDPLNPMDGKDMAAQLAQFSTVEQLLKMNESLDAQKSATAEMKDAIVSLEETQNERADELAQLIEGQMAMATVGKTGVTPGNNAWVDKEGNGTLVVDAGSLSGTGRITMINSKGEAVGQAIVGAVKPGQASFNVGDYEFDPPLEPGQYTYKFDVAKDGGLYQSATTYTAGRITGMKYENGNPILIIGDSLSVPMSQLTQIRA, encoded by the coding sequence ATGATCTCCGCCGCACGCAGCAGCTACAACAGCTACAGCTCGATGTTCAACACGACAGCGGCGGATCAACCGCCCGCTGCCGAGCCACCAGTCGGTCCGGCGGAGCCCTCCGCGCCACGTGACCTGCCGACGAATCCGAACGGCATGGGTCGCGACGAGTTTCTCAAGATGCTCGTGGCGCAGCTCAAGAATCAGGATCCGCTCAATCCGATGGACGGCAAGGACATGGCCGCGCAGCTCGCCCAGTTCTCCACGGTCGAACAACTGCTCAAGATGAACGAGTCGCTCGATGCGCAGAAGTCGGCTACGGCCGAAATGAAGGATGCCATCGTGTCACTCGAAGAAACACAGAACGAGCGCGCCGACGAACTCGCGCAGCTCATCGAAGGACAGATGGCCATGGCCACCGTCGGGAAGACGGGCGTCACCCCGGGCAACAACGCGTGGGTCGACAAGGAAGGCAATGGCACGCTGGTCGTGGATGCCGGCTCGCTCTCCGGCACGGGACGCATCACGATGATCAACAGCAAGGGCGAAGCAGTCGGACAGGCCATTGTCGGTGCGGTGAAGCCCGGGCAGGCCTCGTTCAATGTCGGCGACTACGAGTTTGATCCACCGCTCGAGCCCGGCCAGTACACCTACAAGTTCGACGTCGCAAAGGATGGCGGCCTGTACCAGAGTGCCACGACGTACACCGCCGGTCGCATCACCGGCATGAAGTACGAAAATGGCAATCCGATTCTGATCATCGGCGACTCGCTCTCAGTGCCGATGTCCCAGCTCACCCAGATCCGCGCCTGA
- the fliJ gene encoding flagellar export protein FliJ — protein MFRFRLQRILELREQHEQAKARELASARDAADRAAEARLSLQTLRSDSEAQLHAARGNGPRIGHLTQLGTVLTALDERLVVAGDAVKEADAEVRQAQELLEEAARDRRVLDRLKSRHADAWRSDEAQRDRTLMDEVALMQFARKQDQSAPRSADSTENVPPRDGSTR, from the coding sequence ATGTTCCGATTCCGCCTGCAGCGCATTCTGGAACTGCGGGAGCAGCACGAACAGGCCAAGGCGCGTGAGCTGGCCTCGGCCCGGGATGCCGCCGATCGAGCGGCCGAGGCCCGACTCTCCCTCCAGACCCTGCGCTCCGATTCGGAGGCGCAATTGCATGCCGCGCGGGGCAATGGCCCGCGCATTGGTCACCTGACCCAACTGGGTACGGTGCTCACCGCCCTGGACGAACGCCTGGTCGTGGCAGGCGACGCCGTGAAGGAAGCCGATGCCGAAGTGCGTCAGGCACAGGAGTTGCTTGAAGAGGCTGCACGCGACCGTCGCGTGTTGGACCGTTTGAAGTCCCGTCATGCCGATGCATGGCGTTCGGACGAGGCCCAGCGCGACCGCACCCTGATGGATGAAGTGGCCCTCATGCAGTTCGCTCGCAAGCAGGATCAGTCGGCTCCGCGCTCTGCCGACTCGACTGAGAATGTACCTCCTCGTGATGGATCGACCCGATGA